The sequence CTAAGGTCATGGGCAAGTATCGTCAGTTGACCTTGATACTTCTGGCCGTTGCCATGCTCGCTGCGACACTGATTTTTTCCAGCCGTTTCAGTATGAAATTAGCCAGTCTGGTCGTTGCCGTACCGGCATTATCTGCGATTTTCACCTTAGCCACACTCGGATTAATGGGTACCTCATTGACCCTCTTCCATGCATTGGCGCTAATCTTGGTTTTCGGCATTGGTGTAGATTACAGTGTGTTCTTCGCCGAATCTAAACAACAGAGTAGAGGCGTCATGATGGCTGTGTTTATGTCGGCCAGCTCTACGATACTCGCATTTGGCTTACTGGCATTTAGCAGTACGCCGGCAATACACTTTTTTGGATTAACCCTACTGATAGGGATAGGTTTCACCTTTATGCTCTCTCCCTTTATTCAAACTTTTACAAGGACTTCTAAGTAATGCAAGCACCCCATTCAAACCCAGGCATACCAGCAAATTACGACGTTGCGATTATCGGTGCCGGTCCATCGGGTAGCATTGCCGCCAGTCTGCTCCACCAGCAAGGAAAGCGAGTCATAGTCATAGAAAAACAAGATTTCCCTCGCTTCTCTATTGGTGAAAGCCTATTACCAGCCTGCATGAGAGTCATAGAAGAAGCCAACATGCTAGAAGCAGTTAACGAGGCTGGTTTTCAGTTTAAAAGTGGTGCCGCATTCAGCTCTAAAGGAAAATATACCAACTTCGATTTCACCGATAAATTTTCCGATGGCCCTGGTACTACGTTTCAAGTAGAGCGTGCTAGTTTCGATAAATTATTGGCAGATACGGCGGAGTCCCAAGGGGTAGAGATCCGTTTCGGTGAATCGGTTCAAGACATAGATCTGACTCAAGACCCAATACTAACGATCAAAAATCGGGAAGGCGAAGTCTATTGCATTCAGGCCAAATACCTCCTAGATGCCAGTGGATTTGGCCGAGTGCTACCTAAACTACTGGATCTGGAGAAACCCTCTTGTCTACCAAGCCGCACTGCGGTGTTTACCCACATTCAAGATAATATAGACCCAGTTGCTCTGGAGAATATCCATTTCGATCGTAATAAAATTCTCATCAGTGTTCATCCAGAAAATAAAGATATCTGGTACTGGTTGATCCCTTTAAGTGACAGCAGGTGTTCATTAGGCGTTGTAGCCGAGCCACATCTCTTGGGGGATGCCCAAGCAGATCTCCAGACAGTGCTCATGGGGATGATAAAACAGGAACCTAACTTACACAGACTCTTGGCCAATGCCGAGGTAGTAAGGGAATGCTCACTGCTCAAGGGATATTCCGCTAATGTCACCACCCTTGCCACCGACAAATTTGCCTTATTAGGCAATGCCGGAGAGTTTCTAGACCCCGTTTTTTCTTCTGGGGTAACTATCGCTATGCAATCAGCCTCAATGGCGGCTAAATGTGTCGTCAGACAACTCAATGGTGAAGAACTTGACTGGGATATCGAATATGCAACCCCCCTCATGCGCGGCGTCGATACCTTTAGAACCTATGTCGAAGCTTGGTATGATGGCCGCTTTCAGGAGGTCATATTTTTCGACGCTCCCGATAATAAGATCAAGCAGATGATCTGCTCCATCTTAGCCGGATACGCCTGGGATGAGACCAACCCCTTCGTGAGTGAATCTGAGCGCCGCTTAAACATGATTGTCGAATTATGCAGATAAAGGTTTCGCCATGAATTCATTGACCTTGCTTACAAGCCTTAAACACAAACTAAAGACTGTGATAGCCATGAGTGCCATTATCCCCTTGGCATTTATCTTGTCTGCCTGCAGTCAGACTTTTCAGAGACAAACTTGTGTCGCACTGGCCAAAGAGGTGAATTATTGTCTAGCGCCTATTCCCTTAGACGAGACAAACCAGACCTGGGTACGCTCTGCAACACAAAAAGCTGGCATTAAGGTCGACGCAGCGCAACATGAGCTGATGACACAAGTGGAGATTGATGCCAATGAACTTACCTTAGTCGGACTAGCTCCCTTGGGTCAGGCACTATTTACCTTGATCTATGACGGTAATACACTCACCAGTGAGCAGAGTGTTTTATTGGGGGGCGAGTTCAAGGCCGAGTATTTGCTTGCTCTTATTCAGTTGATATATTGGCCCGAAGACACTGTAAATACTCATTTACAAGGGGCTAAACTAACCTCAAGTGATTGTGGTGCGTCTAGGTGCAGAAAAATATATGCTATTGGTTCCAACCCGAGCATAAATGTAAACACGAGGACTCAGAATGACAGTATTGTGAATATCGAGTACAGTCATGATGACCCGTGGCAGGCAGAAATAGATCTGAAGATACCGCAAGCTAAATTTGAGTTAACACTCACACCAATTTAGCCCATCGATATTTTCCATGGCCCACATTATCAAAGAGTTAAGATAGATAGAGACAATGACTAAAATAGCCATCTCACACTTAGGCTTGTGTACGCCTCTGGGCAAGACTGCTGAAACCGTACTATCCCGACTCTCGAGGGGAGATATCGGCGCGATGAAGACTCGAACAGATCTCATCCCCGATGCCGAGACCTTAGTAGGAGAAGTCACGTTCAGCCTGCCTATGATACCCGAACATTTGGCCAGCTATGACTGCCGCAACAATCGGCTACTCCTGTGTGCAGCAGAGCAGATTACCAACAGAGTAACCCAAGCAATAGCAGACTGGGGCCCTCAAAGAATAGGGATTGTCATAGGCACCAGTACATCCGGGATCGGAGAAGGTGAAGAAGCCCTAAAGATAAGATCACAAACTCACGCATTTCCTGAAAAATATCTATACTCCCAGCAAGAGTTAGGCAACAGCAGTGACTTTTTACGTCACTATTTCAACATTTCCGGCCCTTGTTACACAGTATCCACCGCCTGTTCATCCAGCGCTAAAGTCTTTGCCAGTGCAAGACGCCTACTGCAAGCCGACCTGTGCGATCTGGTGATCGTCGGCGGTGGCGACAGCCTATGCAAATTGACACTGAATGGCTTTAGCTCTCTGGAATCTGTCTCTAAAGGTCATTGCCTGCCCTTCAGTACAAACCGCGATGGCATCAACATAGGTGAAGGCGCAGCCCTTTTTACTCTGGAAAAGCTAACCGCTGACGACAGCTGCAGCGTGATCTTAGCAGGTATTGGCGAGTCCAGTGACGCCCACCATATCTCGGCACCGCACCCCGAGGGGCGTGGCGCCATAGCGGCCATTCAAGCTGCGCTGGAAGATGCCAATCTATCAGCAGAAGACATAGACTACATCAACCTACATGGCACGGCGACACGGAAAAATGATGCCATGGAGAGCAGAGCCATTAAGCAGATATTCGGCTCGACACCTCCGCCTTGTAGCTCCACCAAGCCAATTACTGGCCATACCTTAGGTGCCGCTGGCGCCATAGAGGCAGCATTTTGTTATCTGCTAGTGAGTCAGGAAAATAGCCGACAAACCTTGCCACCTCAGATATGGGACGGCGTCCAAGATCCACAAGATCCCTCGCTTCCCTTAGTCAGCCAAGGCCAGACTGCTGAAGTTAACTTTTTGATGAGCAACTCCTTCGCCTTCGGTGGGAGTAATGCCAGCCTCATACTCGCCAGAAATCAGCGAGGGGAAGATAGATAATGAGCCCGAAACACATGTCCCCCCAAGTACTATCTCAAATGGCGATTGCCGATGTGATCCCCCATAGAGATCCTATGATCTTGATCGATCGCCTCATCAGCCACGAAACCGACAGCCTGTTGACCCAAGTGGATATCGATGAGCTCAGTCCTTATTTCGATACAGAACTCAACGGGGTACCAAATTACGTAGGTATCGAATATATGGCTCAAAGCATTGCAGCCCTAGCCGGAGTGGAAGCTAAATCCCGTGGCGATATTATCCGCGTCGGTTTCTTGCTTGGCACACGTAAGCTTCAGATGCACATACCACACTACCAACTAGGGAAGAGTTACCAGACTCGAGTCACAAGACTGTATCAAGAAGAGTCTGGGCTGGCGGTGTTCGATTGTCAGATATTTCATCAAGAAACCTTAGTCGCTACAGCGAATGTGAATGTATTTCAGCCTCAGGATATTAAAAATTATATATCTGAGAGCAAGCAGGAAGATCAAAAATGAACAACGAAAACAGAAGAGTACTGATCACCGGTTCTAGTCGCGGCATAGGTAAAGCTATTGCCTTACAGTTGGCTGAAGCCGGATTCGATATCGCCCTGCACTTTCACAGCAATGTTGAAGCGGCCGAGCAAACTAAGCGCGAGCTTAGTGCTCTGGGGGTCTCAGTTTCTTGCCTGCAGTTTGATATCGCCCATCGCGAGCAAGTCAAAGCCGCCATCACAGCCGATATCGAGCAACATGGCGCCTATTATGGCGTAATACTCAATGCGGGGATCAATTGCGATACCGCATTTCCTGCCATGACTGAAAATGAATGGGATAAGGTAGTACATACCAACTTAGATGGTTTCTACAATGTGATTCATCCTACCATAATGCCGATGATCCAAACCCGACAAGGCGGCCGAATCATCACTATGGCGTCTGTATCTGGTATCGCAGGTAACAGAGGTCAGGTCAATTACAGCGCCTCTAAAGCTGGCATTATAGGCGCGACTAAGGCTCTGTCTCTTGAGGTGGCTAAACGTAAGATCACCGTAAACTGCATAGCTCCAGGGCTCATAGAGACAGATATGGTGGCAGATTTCCCCAAAGATATGGTCAAGGATATCGTGCCGATGCGACGCATGGGAAAACCTGCTGAAATCGCTGGATTAGCTAAGTTTTTGATGTCTGAGGACGCTGGCTACATCACCAGGCAAGTTATCTCGGTCAACGGAGGCATGATCTAATGTCCAGACGTGTAGTGATCACTGGCATAGGTGGGATATCCTGCCTAGGCCAAGACTGGCCTACTATCGCCAGAAATTTAAAAGCCCAGAAAAACTGCGTGGTTCGCTTCGATGAATGGGACAGATATGATGGTCTCAACACCCGATTAGCGGCTCCAGTGACAGATTTCGAGAAACCAGCACACTACTCGCGTAAGAAGATTCGCTCCATGGGACGCGTCTCTTTAATGGCAACTAGAGCCAGTGAACTCGCCCTTATAGATGCAAACTTACTCGATGACCCGGTTGTTAGCTCCGGCGCCATGGGGGTAGCCTATGGTTCATCTACAGGCAGTACAGATCCTCTCATAGCTTTCGGCGATATGCTCAGGGATGGTGACATGTCAGGCATCACCGCCACCAGCTACATTCGCATGATGGCCCATACTACTGCTGTCAACGTGGGAGTATTCTTCGGGCTCAAAGGCCGGGTGCACACCACCAGCAGCGCTTGCACCTCAGGTAGCCAGGGCATAGGTTATGCCTATGAAGCAATAAAGTATGCCCAGCAAGACCTGATGCTCGCCGGCGGTGGCGAAGAGCTATGTGCCACCGAAGCCGTCGTCTTCGATACTCTGTTTGCCACCAGTACCAAGAATGACTCTCCTAAGTTTAGTCCTAGCCCCTTCGATAAGCAGCGTGATGGCCTAGTGATAGGTGAAGGTGCCTGTACCTTAGTGCTCGAAGAGCTAGAACATGCTCAGTCAAGAGGCGCTAAAATATATGCAGAGATCGTAGGCTTCGGTACTAATTCTGATGGCCTACATGTGACTCAGCCCAATGCGATGACCATGGAAACCGCCATCAGACACGCCTTGAAAAATGCCCAATTACCGCCTGATGCCATCGGCTATGTCAACGCCCACGGTACTGCGACAGATAGAGGTGATATCGCAGAGACTCAGGCCACCAGCTCAGTATTCGGCCCTAATATGCCAATCTCATCTCTCAAGAGCTACACCGGCCATACCTTAGGTGCTTGCGGTGCACTAGAGGCTTGGGTGAGCATTGAAATGATGAATGAAGGCTGGTTCGCTCCCACATTAAATTTGACCGAAATCGATCCCGATTGTGGTGAGCTGGACTATATCAAAGACGAGATCCGCCAAATAGAGACTAATTATGTCATGAGTAATAACTTCGCCTTCGGCGGAATTAACACTTCATTGATA is a genomic window of Shewanella psychrophila containing:
- a CDS encoding NAD(P)/FAD-dependent oxidoreductase, which translates into the protein MQAPHSNPGIPANYDVAIIGAGPSGSIAASLLHQQGKRVIVIEKQDFPRFSIGESLLPACMRVIEEANMLEAVNEAGFQFKSGAAFSSKGKYTNFDFTDKFSDGPGTTFQVERASFDKLLADTAESQGVEIRFGESVQDIDLTQDPILTIKNREGEVYCIQAKYLLDASGFGRVLPKLLDLEKPSCLPSRTAVFTHIQDNIDPVALENIHFDRNKILISVHPENKDIWYWLIPLSDSRCSLGVVAEPHLLGDAQADLQTVLMGMIKQEPNLHRLLANAEVVRECSLLKGYSANVTTLATDKFALLGNAGEFLDPVFSSGVTIAMQSASMAAKCVVRQLNGEELDWDIEYATPLMRGVDTFRTYVEAWYDGRFQEVIFFDAPDNKIKQMICSILAGYAWDETNPFVSESERRLNMIVELCR
- a CDS encoding DUF3261 domain-containing protein; its protein translation is MNSLTLLTSLKHKLKTVIAMSAIIPLAFILSACSQTFQRQTCVALAKEVNYCLAPIPLDETNQTWVRSATQKAGIKVDAAQHELMTQVEIDANELTLVGLAPLGQALFTLIYDGNTLTSEQSVLLGGEFKAEYLLALIQLIYWPEDTVNTHLQGAKLTSSDCGASRCRKIYAIGSNPSINVNTRTQNDSIVNIEYSHDDPWQAEIDLKIPQAKFELTLTPI
- a CDS encoding beta-ketoacyl-[acyl-carrier-protein] synthase family protein; translation: MTKIAISHLGLCTPLGKTAETVLSRLSRGDIGAMKTRTDLIPDAETLVGEVTFSLPMIPEHLASYDCRNNRLLLCAAEQITNRVTQAIADWGPQRIGIVIGTSTSGIGEGEEALKIRSQTHAFPEKYLYSQQELGNSSDFLRHYFNISGPCYTVSTACSSSAKVFASARRLLQADLCDLVIVGGGDSLCKLTLNGFSSLESVSKGHCLPFSTNRDGINIGEGAALFTLEKLTADDSCSVILAGIGESSDAHHISAPHPEGRGAIAAIQAALEDANLSAEDIDYINLHGTATRKNDAMESRAIKQIFGSTPPPCSSTKPITGHTLGAAGAIEAAFCYLLVSQENSRQTLPPQIWDGVQDPQDPSLPLVSQGQTAEVNFLMSNSFAFGGSNASLILARNQRGEDR
- a CDS encoding hotdog family protein, which gives rise to MSPKHMSPQVLSQMAIADVIPHRDPMILIDRLISHETDSLLTQVDIDELSPYFDTELNGVPNYVGIEYMAQSIAALAGVEAKSRGDIIRVGFLLGTRKLQMHIPHYQLGKSYQTRVTRLYQEESGLAVFDCQIFHQETLVATANVNVFQPQDIKNYISESKQEDQK
- a CDS encoding 3-ketoacyl-ACP reductase FabG2; this encodes MNNENRRVLITGSSRGIGKAIALQLAEAGFDIALHFHSNVEAAEQTKRELSALGVSVSCLQFDIAHREQVKAAITADIEQHGAYYGVILNAGINCDTAFPAMTENEWDKVVHTNLDGFYNVIHPTIMPMIQTRQGGRIITMASVSGIAGNRGQVNYSASKAGIIGATKALSLEVAKRKITVNCIAPGLIETDMVADFPKDMVKDIVPMRRMGKPAEIAGLAKFLMSEDAGYITRQVISVNGGMI
- a CDS encoding beta-ketoacyl-ACP synthase → MSRRVVITGIGGISCLGQDWPTIARNLKAQKNCVVRFDEWDRYDGLNTRLAAPVTDFEKPAHYSRKKIRSMGRVSLMATRASELALIDANLLDDPVVSSGAMGVAYGSSTGSTDPLIAFGDMLRDGDMSGITATSYIRMMAHTTAVNVGVFFGLKGRVHTTSSACTSGSQGIGYAYEAIKYAQQDLMLAGGGEELCATEAVVFDTLFATSTKNDSPKFSPSPFDKQRDGLVIGEGACTLVLEELEHAQSRGAKIYAEIVGFGTNSDGLHVTQPNAMTMETAIRHALKNAQLPPDAIGYVNAHGTATDRGDIAETQATSSVFGPNMPISSLKSYTGHTLGACGALEAWVSIEMMNEGWFAPTLNLTEIDPDCGELDYIKDEIRQIETNYVMSNNFAFGGINTSLIFKRWNTK